The following are encoded in a window of Staphylococcus piscifermentans genomic DNA:
- a CDS encoding DUF3100 domain-containing protein — MEQEHRLWKDWRLHGLVLAIVVICELIGPFKIPLGVTSILLLPVVYGVVLGLAAYFTPMVKQKQAKNSEPMVFISVAVLIAKFGTEAGPALPKIIAAGPALILQEFGNLGTILLSLPLAIMLGLKRESIGMTHSIGRESSMALITEKYGIESPEWRGVMSMYIFGTIFGAIFFSIFSGIIASILPLHPLSYAMATGVGSGVMSAAAVGPLIEMFPNYASDIKAFSGVSNLLTSVTGLYMSMLIALPLTVRYYTGMMRMKEKARMRKGEHNASETNI, encoded by the coding sequence ATGGAACAAGAACATCGTCTATGGAAAGATTGGCGTTTACATGGATTAGTATTAGCCATTGTTGTGATTTGTGAATTGATCGGCCCATTTAAAATTCCGCTTGGGGTGACGTCAATCTTATTATTACCTGTGGTTTATGGAGTTGTTCTAGGTTTAGCAGCTTATTTCACTCCTATGGTTAAACAGAAGCAAGCGAAGAATTCGGAGCCTATGGTCTTTATTTCAGTTGCGGTTTTAATTGCGAAGTTTGGTACGGAAGCAGGTCCTGCGTTGCCTAAAATTATCGCGGCCGGTCCTGCGTTGATTCTGCAAGAGTTTGGTAATCTCGGTACGATTCTATTGTCTCTACCACTTGCCATTATGTTGGGTTTGAAACGTGAATCGATTGGAATGACGCACTCTATTGGTCGTGAATCTAGTATGGCTTTAATAACTGAGAAATATGGTATTGAGTCGCCTGAATGGCGCGGTGTGATGTCTATGTATATTTTCGGTACAATTTTCGGAGCGATTTTCTTTAGTATTTTTTCCGGAATTATCGCATCTATCTTACCGCTTCACCCCCTCTCTTACGCTATGGCCACGGGTGTCGGCAGCGGTGTCATGTCTGCAGCAGCAGTTGGTCCGTTGATTGAGATGTTTCCGAACTACGCAAGTGACATTAAAGCTTTCTCAGGCGTCAGCAATCTCTTAACTTCCGTCACGGGTCTCTATATGAGCATGCTTATCGCCTTGCCACTCACAGTCCGCTATTACACCGGTATGATGCGTATGAAAGAAAAAGCCAGAATGAGAAAGGGTGAGCACAATGCAAGCGAAACTAACATCTAA
- a CDS encoding DISARM anti-phage system protein DrmE domain-containing protein, whose product MHTDILEFLNDYSESTNNIKQIRIDSPELTQLHKVYNNFYRKLGKYNNELKEDLKVLKPLNFYLQISCYDYSDVIQEKLNEETKEKVNEFLGTLTYLDDPTINHLINLFINLIKNFSEDKVKNLISENVEKLIDDYKGKTIAIVSYEDVKKKYFSSEVEVYQPNIFLKTNKIFDVVIFVGTPSLYPEFQTLLFGKKIYYISHNNFNAKFKTEQILSSDLNSISNLYEGVTFNGETKMNVDEQVEYLDNESLEIEKEIRLNNIVEKYSNNKVSEMNDNISGYLIPFTNGKVFISPENAKLHVLSVENSIDDAKDFKVLKKPSEKLKVNDWIIIKNYTTATYLAKVAKNIIGESSYDECMTYINNYKSELVSKMNEIGNVKSLYRDMKKHGIKISTVLLLKNWLFGDTIKPRELEKILNYLSFSDYLVNKTINAADKIIQAHITAGREVIKELNKKIEVIDNEEIMEEMSVNEEYVFDLEGVGEFLIQQVQYTPQKVDNISSKDMYKLIGR is encoded by the coding sequence ATGCATACTGATATATTAGAATTTCTTAACGATTATAGTGAATCTACTAATAATATTAAGCAAATAAGAATTGATTCGCCTGAGCTTACTCAACTCCATAAAGTTTATAACAATTTTTATAGAAAACTAGGCAAGTATAATAACGAGTTGAAAGAAGATTTGAAGGTTTTAAAGCCTCTTAATTTTTATTTACAAATTTCTTGTTATGATTATTCTGATGTTATACAAGAAAAATTAAATGAGGAAACAAAAGAGAAAGTAAATGAATTTTTAGGTACGCTTACTTATTTAGATGATCCTACCATTAATCACTTAATCAATCTATTTATAAACTTAATAAAAAATTTTTCGGAAGATAAAGTAAAAAATTTAATAAGCGAAAATGTAGAAAAATTAATTGACGATTATAAAGGTAAGACAATAGCTATTGTTAGTTACGAAGACGTCAAAAAAAAATATTTTTCGAGTGAAGTTGAGGTTTATCAACCTAATATTTTTTTAAAGACAAATAAAATTTTTGATGTAGTTATATTTGTGGGGACCCCTTCGCTTTATCCTGAATTTCAAACCCTATTATTCGGTAAAAAGATATATTACATATCTCATAATAACTTCAATGCTAAGTTTAAAACAGAACAGATTCTAAGCTCAGATTTAAATAGTATTTCGAATTTATACGAAGGAGTAACTTTTAATGGTGAAACTAAAATGAATGTCGATGAACAAGTTGAATATTTAGATAATGAGTCCTTAGAAATAGAAAAAGAAATTAGACTTAATAATATTGTTGAAAAATATTCAAACAATAAAGTATCTGAGATGAATGATAATATCTCTGGTTATTTAATTCCCTTTACGAACGGAAAAGTTTTTATAAGTCCGGAAAATGCTAAGTTACATGTTTTAAGTGTTGAAAATTCTATTGATGATGCAAAAGATTTTAAAGTATTAAAGAAACCTTCAGAAAAATTGAAAGTTAATGATTGGATAATTATAAAAAATTATACTACTGCGACATACTTAGCTAAAGTAGCTAAAAATATAATAGGCGAGAGTAGTTATGATGAGTGTATGACTTATATAAATAATTATAAGTCAGAATTAGTTAGCAAAATGAATGAAATAGGAAATGTCAAATCTTTGTATCGGGATATGAAAAAACATGGTATCAAAATTTCTACCGTTTTATTATTAAAAAATTGGTTGTTTGGGGATACTATAAAGCCTAGAGAGTTAGAAAAAATATTAAATTACTTAAGTTTTTCTGATTATTTGGTTAATAAGACTATAAATGCAGCAGATAAAATCATTCAAGCACATATAACAGCAGGCAGAGAAGTTATTAAAGAATTGAATAAAAAAATTGAAGTCATTGATAACGAAGAGATTATGGAGGAAATGTCAGTAAATGAGGAGTATGTTTTTGACTTGGAAGGAGTGGGAGAATTCTTAATTCAACAAGTACAATATACTCCACAAAAAGTAGATAATATTAGCTCTAAAGATATGTATAAATTAATAGGAAGATAA
- the dcm gene encoding DNA (cytosine-5-)-methyltransferase, whose amino-acid sequence MTQIKVAELFAGVGGFRIGLENTKENMFDIVWANQWEPSKKVQHAFDCYVSHFSSGTHSNEDIAEVTDREMEETEVDMIVGGFPCQDYSVARSLNGELGIQGKKGVLFWQIVRFIQNTMPKYLLLENVDRLLKSPSKQRGRDFGVMLSTLNELGYDIEWRVINAADYGNAQRRRRVFIFGYKRDLTYGQNISRYSLEDIIYYQGLFAKAFPVENEPNKKRVSETNISKDIVDVSEQFSFQFHNSGIMRNGEVLTIDTIPKYEKSITLGEILEENVTDYSIPEEKIEKFQYLRGPKKILRTSKTGHEYYFSEGGMSETDALDLPARTMLTSEGSVNRSTHFLKVNDAYRTLTPIEAERLNGFPDNWTNTMPDRMRFFCMGNALVVPLITRIGNQIEQIEKENEDTFSQLKLF is encoded by the coding sequence ATGACACAAATTAAAGTTGCAGAATTATTTGCTGGTGTCGGTGGTTTTCGCATTGGATTAGAAAATACAAAAGAGAACATGTTTGATATTGTATGGGCAAACCAATGGGAACCTTCAAAAAAAGTTCAACATGCTTTTGATTGTTATGTGAGCCACTTTTCTTCAGGCACACATAGTAATGAAGATATTGCAGAGGTAACTGACAGAGAAATGGAAGAAACTGAAGTTGATATGATTGTTGGCGGTTTCCCCTGTCAAGATTATTCAGTTGCCCGCAGTTTGAACGGCGAGCTTGGTATACAAGGTAAAAAAGGTGTTTTATTTTGGCAAATTGTTCGTTTCATTCAAAATACAATGCCTAAGTATTTACTATTAGAAAATGTAGATCGCTTACTAAAATCTCCTTCTAAACAACGCGGGCGTGATTTTGGTGTCATGCTCTCTACATTAAATGAATTAGGTTATGATATTGAATGGCGTGTTATTAATGCAGCTGATTATGGTAATGCACAAAGACGTCGAAGAGTTTTTATTTTCGGCTATAAACGAGACTTAACTTACGGACAAAATATTTCTCGTTATTCTTTAGAAGACATTATTTATTATCAAGGATTATTTGCTAAAGCCTTCCCTGTTGAGAATGAACCTAACAAAAAACGTGTATCTGAGACTAATATTTCAAAAGATATAGTGGATGTTTCTGAACAGTTCAGCTTCCAATTTCATAATTCTGGTATTATGCGAAATGGTGAAGTTCTTACAATAGATACCATTCCTAAATATGAAAAATCAATTACACTAGGTGAAATTCTAGAAGAAAATGTAACTGACTATAGCATACCTGAAGAAAAAATCGAAAAATTCCAGTACCTTCGTGGTCCAAAAAAGATTCTTAGAACTTCAAAAACAGGTCATGAATATTACTTTAGCGAAGGTGGTATGTCTGAAACAGATGCACTTGATTTACCAGCTCGTACAATGCTCACAAGCGAAGGATCTGTTAACAGAAGTACTCATTTCTTAAAAGTTAATGATGCTTATAGAACTTTAACTCCTATTGAAGCTGAAAGATTAAATGGCTTTCCAGATAATTGGACGAACACAATGCCAGACAGAATGAGATTCTTCTGTATGGGAAATGCACTTGTCGTACCTCTTATCACGCGTATTGGTAACCAAATAGAACAAATCGAAAAAGAAAATGAAGATACGTTCTCACAATTGAAATTATTTTAA
- the pgsB gene encoding poly-gamma-glutamate synthase PgsB: MLLVVIFTALILILGIREIYIHKKRINKIPIRININGIRGKSTITRLIYGILREDNYKVIGKTTGTDARMLYWFDEEEYPVVRKPQGPNIGEQKDILQNVNDNGGEAIVNECMAVNPDYQIIFQNQLLKANIGVIVNVMEDHMETLGPTLDEVAEAFTATIPYNGKLIVMKDDYTDFFKKEADKRNTETIVVDRDEVEESLLREFDYIVFPDNVAIAMGVAEAVGANTDTALKGMLNAPPDSGAVHIHYYHKNDTKNIFVNAFAANEPQSTKAILQKVIDYKYPFEKKVIILNCRGDRLDRTKLFAENFITEVDYDTLICVGKSTQLVTEVMKSQPDKKYLNFEGKPFEEVEKAIYAESENALVFCVGNIHGNGKKVVNLLEGLD; the protein is encoded by the coding sequence TTGTTGTTGGTTGTGATATTTACTGCTTTGATCTTAATTCTTGGCATAAGAGAAATATATATTCATAAGAAACGCATCAATAAAATCCCCATACGGATTAACATTAATGGCATTCGCGGCAAGTCCACCATCACGCGTCTGATTTACGGCATACTGCGTGAAGATAACTACAAAGTCATCGGTAAAACCACCGGAACAGACGCAAGAATGTTGTATTGGTTTGACGAAGAAGAATATCCGGTTGTTCGGAAACCTCAAGGTCCGAATATCGGTGAACAAAAAGACATACTGCAAAATGTAAATGATAACGGCGGTGAAGCCATTGTTAATGAATGCATGGCTGTAAACCCCGATTACCAAATCATTTTCCAGAACCAATTATTGAAAGCCAATATTGGTGTCATCGTCAACGTCATGGAAGACCACATGGAAACTTTAGGTCCTACCTTGGATGAAGTGGCCGAAGCATTCACAGCCACGATTCCCTATAACGGCAAGTTGATTGTCATGAAAGATGATTACACAGATTTTTTCAAGAAAGAAGCCGACAAGAGAAACACCGAAACAATTGTCGTAGATAGAGATGAAGTTGAAGAATCCTTGTTACGTGAATTTGATTACATTGTCTTCCCTGATAATGTGGCCATCGCCATGGGTGTTGCGGAAGCTGTCGGAGCTAACACAGACACAGCACTCAAAGGGATGTTGAATGCGCCACCAGATAGCGGTGCCGTACATATACACTATTATCATAAGAATGATACGAAGAATATTTTCGTCAATGCCTTTGCGGCGAATGAACCGCAATCTACTAAAGCCATCTTGCAAAAAGTCATTGATTATAAATATCCGTTCGAGAAGAAAGTCATTATTTTAAACTGTCGTGGCGACAGATTAGATAGAACCAAACTCTTCGCTGAAAACTTTATTACTGAAGTCGATTACGACACTTTGATTTGTGTCGGTAAAAGTACGCAGCTGGTGACTGAAGTCATGAAATCACAACCAGACAAGAAGTACTTGAATTTCGAAGGTAAGCCTTTTGAAGAAGTTGAGAAAGCTATTTATGCAGAATCTGAAAATGCCTTAGTATTCTGCGTCGGAAATATACACGGAAACGGCAAGAAAGTCGTTAATTTATTGGAAGGGTTGGATTAA
- a CDS encoding CapA family protein: MSNKQPFNIENWILKKSKNQKKHNSKLMLVVLAVALILLIILMATFKTNKLDVFAKNKDDIHFSYFGNVTLNKQIRQNDLSDMFSAIHHTIQQSDYASASLNINKVSDDPKKNIQRNLKNIDFLKDTGFNSLNLTNNSVDLEEIKQIEKQANSKYGYNFITGNGSNPLNSKVTHKTVKGKKVATVSFTDISSKYANPKKSTTSIALDPKIFIPLVKKLKQDNDMVIVNVDWGIPDEPNVTDRQKEYGHALADAGADVVLGHNTVVQKIEKHKGTNIFYSLGNVTSDDFLSENKKSIAVQQSWNGKKSDFLITPIRTSGDKVTRDKMNPVEKKKLENRIADPSIKMKETKGGYTYES, from the coding sequence ATGTCGAATAAACAACCGTTTAACATAGAGAATTGGATTCTGAAGAAATCTAAGAACCAGAAGAAGCATAATTCTAAATTGATGTTAGTCGTGCTGGCTGTCGCTTTAATTCTTCTTATTATTCTGATGGCAACCTTTAAAACGAATAAGTTAGACGTCTTTGCGAAGAATAAAGATGACATTCATTTCTCTTATTTTGGAAATGTGACATTGAACAAGCAAATCAGACAGAATGACTTGAGCGATATGTTCAGTGCGATTCATCATACGATTCAACAAAGTGATTATGCCTCTGCAAGCTTGAACATCAACAAAGTTTCAGATGATCCTAAGAAGAACATTCAACGTAACTTGAAAAATATTGATTTCTTGAAAGACACCGGCTTTAACAGTCTCAACTTGACCAATAATTCAGTCGACCTTGAAGAAATCAAACAAATTGAGAAACAAGCCAATTCTAAATATGGCTACAACTTTATTACAGGTAATGGTTCCAACCCATTAAATAGTAAAGTCACACATAAGACAGTCAAAGGTAAGAAAGTTGCTACGGTTTCTTTCACTGACATTAGTTCTAAATATGCGAACCCTAAGAAATCGACAACCTCTATTGCTTTAGATCCTAAAATCTTTATTCCATTGGTGAAAAAGCTGAAACAAGACAATGACATGGTTATCGTCAATGTCGATTGGGGCATTCCAGATGAACCTAATGTGACAGATCGTCAGAAAGAATATGGCCATGCATTAGCTGATGCAGGCGCAGATGTGGTACTCGGCCATAATACTGTAGTACAGAAGATTGAGAAACATAAAGGCACTAATATTTTCTACAGTCTCGGTAATGTTACTTCTGATGATTTCTTATCAGAGAACAAGAAAAGCATTGCCGTGCAGCAATCCTGGAACGGTAAGAAGAGTGATTTCTTAATCACCCCTATCCGCACCTCTGGAGATAAGGTCACAAGAGATAAGATGAATCCAGTTGAAAAGAAAAAACTAGAAAATCGTATTGCTGATCCATCTATCAAAATGAAAGAAACTAAAGGAGGTTACACATATGAAAGTTAA
- a CDS encoding Sau3AI family type II restriction endonuclease, with protein sequence MNNSYNTKEKVNKRAHEIVGKTLKDLSKDGIVTNTKSSFGDAFENWFGKEKDSLSQPDMAEAGVELKATPIKKMKNGQYSAAERLVLNIINYEDILREDFKNSKFLFKNKRIQLGFYEKELELPKSDWSFKETALFELEKNEKDLEIIKQDWELVHKFVEEGRAHELSERYFQYLSPCTKGKNNKSMRTQPNSVELAKQRAFSFKTGYITSILRKYIFGNEETESIIRESDISENKSIEDVVIEKFKPYIGQTVSKLSEKFDIKPGSKGQNYQIAASILNLKGNAKDSDAFDKVDEFEKAMIKVKTIQFNEKNVNKESMSFPAFKFKALAREQWEDEDGTPTASWNNFLRESRFLFIVFKKEGSSNIFKGVKFFSIPESDIDGLIKDVWEDTVKKLNEGVKLLAREDKGTKDGWAIKNNFIAKSDKMICHVRPHASQRDYTINGKYADQLPTPAQWKNKPTNGNYSDSWMTKQCFWLNNDYIAKQLKELL encoded by the coding sequence ATGAACAATAGCTATAATACAAAAGAAAAAGTTAACAAGCGTGCACATGAAATAGTTGGCAAAACTTTAAAAGATTTAAGTAAAGATGGAATAGTAACAAATACTAAAAGTTCATTTGGCGATGCTTTTGAAAATTGGTTTGGTAAGGAAAAAGATTCCTTAAGCCAGCCTGATATGGCTGAAGCAGGAGTGGAATTAAAGGCCACTCCTATTAAAAAAATGAAAAACGGACAATATAGTGCTGCAGAGCGTTTAGTTTTAAATATTATAAATTATGAAGATATTTTACGTGAAGATTTTAAAAATAGTAAGTTTTTGTTTAAAAATAAGAGAATCCAATTAGGTTTTTACGAGAAAGAACTAGAATTACCCAAAAGCGACTGGAGTTTTAAAGAAACCGCACTATTCGAACTTGAAAAAAATGAGAAAGATTTAGAAATTATTAAACAAGACTGGGAACTTGTTCACAAGTTTGTTGAAGAAGGTAGAGCACATGAACTTAGCGAAAGATATTTTCAGTATTTATCTCCATGTACAAAAGGTAAGAATAATAAATCTATGCGTACTCAACCTAATTCCGTTGAACTAGCAAAACAACGAGCTTTTTCTTTTAAAACTGGTTACATTACTTCTATTCTGAGAAAATATATCTTTGGTAATGAAGAAACAGAATCAATTATTCGTGAATCAGATATCTCAGAAAACAAATCAATAGAAGATGTTGTTATTGAAAAATTCAAGCCATATATCGGACAAACTGTCAGCAAATTAAGTGAGAAATTCGACATCAAGCCTGGCTCAAAAGGTCAAAATTATCAAATTGCCGCAAGCATATTAAATTTAAAAGGTAATGCTAAAGATAGTGATGCCTTTGATAAAGTGGATGAATTTGAAAAAGCTATGATTAAAGTAAAAACTATTCAATTTAACGAGAAGAATGTTAATAAAGAAAGTATGTCATTCCCTGCTTTCAAATTTAAAGCTTTAGCTCGAGAACAATGGGAAGATGAAGACGGGACTCCAACAGCTTCATGGAATAACTTCTTGAGAGAATCAAGATTTCTATTCATTGTTTTTAAAAAAGAAGGAAGTTCCAATATATTCAAGGGTGTAAAATTCTTTAGTATTCCTGAATCAGATATTGATGGACTTATTAAGGATGTGTGGGAAGATACAGTTAAAAAGCTTAACGAAGGCGTAAAATTGTTAGCACGAGAAGATAAAGGCACCAAAGATGGATGGGCGATAAAAAATAATTTTATTGCGAAAAGCGACAAAATGATTTGTCATGTACGTCCACACGCTTCTCAAAGAGACTACACTATAAATGGAAAATATGCAGATCAATTGCCCACTCCAGCCCAATGGAAAAATAAGCCGACGAATGGTAATTATTCCGACAGTTGGATGACTAAACAGTGCTTTTGGCTCAATAATGATTACATAGCTAAACAGTTAAAAGAATTGTTATAG
- a CDS encoding aminoacyltransferase translates to MEFVTLTANEFDDFTKSNFSHYTQSKTHYDYRNENQHDVHLVGVKENGAVVAACLLTEARSLKFFKYFYTHRGPILDFNNLNLVDFFFKNLTTYLKQQNCLYVLADPYLLENIRTATGEIIESKDNRAVVQLLEDLGYQYQGLTVGYSQTSQIRWLSVLNLKGKSEDTLLKEMDYQTRRNIKKTYEMNVQVRTLPIEDTDQFFELFKMAEEKHGFTFRDQDYFEKMQKTYGDQAFLKLAYIDLNELLTIQQRKIDELTQNLNEVLGDLEENPNSKKSKSKRQQLEQQLNSKQKKQKETAALIESDGPVLNLAAALYIYNNHEVYYLSSGSNPKYNAYMGAYRLQWEMIKFAKEHGIDRYNFYGVTGDFSEDAEDFGVQRFKEGFNANIEEYIGDFVKPIKPFFYKIYQFLNKDR, encoded by the coding sequence ATGGAGTTTGTTACATTAACAGCAAATGAGTTTGACGATTTTACTAAAAGCAATTTTTCGCATTATACGCAAAGTAAAACACATTACGATTATAGAAACGAGAATCAGCATGATGTTCACTTAGTGGGTGTTAAAGAGAATGGAGCAGTTGTTGCTGCTTGTTTACTCACTGAAGCCAGAAGTTTAAAGTTCTTTAAATATTTCTACACGCATAGAGGTCCAATTCTCGACTTTAACAATCTGAACTTGGTAGATTTTTTCTTTAAAAATTTAACTACTTATTTAAAGCAGCAGAATTGTTTATATGTACTCGCTGATCCGTATCTTCTTGAAAACATCAGAACCGCTACTGGAGAAATCATTGAATCTAAAGATAACCGTGCAGTCGTCCAATTATTAGAAGATTTAGGTTATCAGTATCAAGGATTAACTGTGGGTTATTCGCAAACCAGTCAAATCCGTTGGTTGTCAGTGCTCAACTTAAAAGGAAAATCAGAAGATACATTGTTAAAAGAAATGGATTATCAAACACGCAGAAATATTAAAAAGACTTACGAGATGAATGTCCAAGTCCGCACATTACCTATTGAAGACACAGATCAGTTTTTCGAATTGTTTAAAATGGCTGAAGAAAAACACGGCTTTACATTCAGAGACCAAGATTATTTCGAAAAAATGCAAAAAACCTATGGCGACCAAGCCTTCTTGAAACTTGCGTATATCGATTTGAATGAGCTCTTAACGATTCAACAGCGTAAAATTGATGAGCTGACACAGAACTTGAATGAGGTATTAGGCGATTTGGAAGAAAATCCTAATTCTAAAAAGTCTAAATCAAAACGACAGCAGCTGGAACAACAACTTAATAGCAAACAAAAGAAACAGAAAGAAACAGCTGCTTTAATTGAGTCAGACGGTCCGGTGTTGAATCTTGCTGCTGCACTCTATATTTATAATAATCATGAAGTCTATTATTTATCGAGCGGTTCCAACCCTAAATATAATGCCTATATGGGTGCTTACCGCTTACAATGGGAAATGATTAAATTTGCCAAAGAACATGGGATTGACCGTTATAATTTCTATGGAGTTACTGGAGATTTCAGCGAAGACGCGGAAGACTTCGGTGTTCAAAGATTCAAAGAGGGCTTTAATGCAAATATTGAAGAATATATTGGAGATTTCGTCAAACCGATTAAGCCTTTCTTTTATAAGATTTATCAATTTTTGAATAAGGATCGTTAA
- the pgsC gene encoding poly-gamma-glutamate biosynthesis protein PgsC, whose amino-acid sequence MVGSELYFSLFVGIVLSLIFAEKFGINPAGLVVPGYLALIFDQPIMLLSVLVISCLTYFIVAHGISRVAILYGRRKFAAMILTGMILKFLFDLIYPLTPFEVVQISGIGIVIPGIIANTIQKQGTITTLASCMLLTCITYVILFAYSFIK is encoded by the coding sequence TTGGTAGGTTCCGAGTTATATTTTTCATTATTTGTAGGTATTGTACTGAGTTTGATCTTTGCTGAGAAATTCGGTATTAACCCTGCAGGACTAGTGGTTCCTGGTTATTTAGCTTTAATCTTTGATCAGCCGATTATGTTGTTATCTGTGCTGGTTATCAGTTGTTTAACTTATTTTATCGTGGCACACGGTATCAGTCGTGTCGCCATTCTTTATGGACGCAGAAAGTTCGCAGCGATGATTCTGACGGGAATGATTCTGAAATTCCTGTTCGATTTAATTTATCCGTTGACCCCATTTGAAGTCGTCCAGATATCTGGTATCGGTATTGTCATCCCTGGTATCATTGCGAATACGATTCAGAAACAAGGTACCATCACGACATTAGCTTCATGTATGCTGCTGACATGTATCACGTACGTTATTTTATTTGCTTATAGCTTTATCAAATAA
- a CDS encoding gamma-glutamyltransferase gives MKSIYNKKVLGVILILTLLVSIGFYFLNKEDQVDKDKLYENKLAQHNKKNADKNYGVSTNNKIAREVGNKIIQDGGNSADAAYGVAYTLAVTEPYAAGLGGEGTSLTYDGKKNSQPKVYDYSAMSSYNYKNGQEIGVPGFVKGMHDMHQKEGSMSEKKILNYVIPLAEDGFQVNNDLAKLLSKYSGNIDKNSPFFKDGQVLKTGDVVKQEHLANTLKDIRDKGDDYFYKEMGENIAKQSKDSLTARDFKDYKTKEKKPISTNYLGNTVYTSPNPTSGMLTLQALKIDQSINGNLGEDNRKDFIESVVEARNVNFKNRYLVNGKEDNNDKHMDDSYLTKRAEQYKKLKNKFGLQGQVNTAGSHFVVVDKQGKMTSSTNTLNNFFGSGDYTKQGFFMNNALKRFSKAPASANHGGAHKAPRSFISPTITVGDNYYVGAGTPGGNKVPTMMHEVLSTYLRGNDSLQATINKPRFYNDGKNLYYEDGMSDKDIKTFKDLGFKPQNSFDNPNFGSVQGATYFKKDKKTETGHDVEVR, from the coding sequence ATGAAAAGCATCTACAATAAGAAAGTGCTTGGGGTCATTCTCATTCTGACCCTGCTTGTCTCGATTGGTTTTTACTTTTTAAACAAAGAAGACCAAGTCGATAAAGATAAATTATATGAAAATAAACTGGCGCAACATAATAAGAAGAATGCGGACAAGAATTACGGCGTCTCTACCAATAATAAAATTGCCCGTGAAGTCGGCAATAAAATTATTCAAGACGGCGGTAATTCTGCCGATGCTGCTTACGGTGTCGCTTATACACTTGCTGTAACTGAGCCTTATGCGGCAGGACTCGGCGGTGAAGGTACGTCACTGACTTACGACGGGAAGAAGAATTCTCAACCGAAAGTTTATGATTATAGCGCTATGTCTTCTTACAACTATAAGAATGGACAAGAAATCGGTGTTCCAGGCTTTGTTAAAGGGATGCATGACATGCATCAAAAGGAAGGCAGTATGAGTGAGAAGAAAATCTTGAATTACGTCATTCCCCTTGCGGAAGACGGCTTCCAGGTCAACAATGATTTAGCCAAATTGCTATCTAAATACAGCGGCAACATTGATAAGAACTCTCCATTCTTTAAAGACGGACAGGTTCTGAAAACGGGAGATGTCGTGAAGCAAGAACATCTTGCCAACACTTTAAAAGACATTCGAGATAAAGGCGATGATTATTTTTACAAAGAGATGGGAGAGAACATCGCGAAACAATCTAAAGACAGCTTAACGGCCCGAGACTTTAAAGATTATAAAACGAAAGAGAAGAAACCGATTTCTACTAATTACCTGGGAAATACGGTTTATACATCACCTAATCCGACAAGCGGTATGCTGACATTGCAAGCCTTGAAAATTGATCAATCTATCAATGGTAATTTAGGTGAAGACAATCGTAAAGACTTTATCGAAAGTGTTGTGGAAGCACGTAACGTGAACTTCAAGAACCGCTATCTCGTCAATGGCAAAGAAGACAACAACGATAAACATATGGATGACAGTTATCTTACCAAGCGTGCTGAGCAATACAAGAAACTGAAGAATAAATTCGGACTGCAAGGTCAAGTTAATACAGCAGGTTCTCACTTCGTAGTAGTCGATAAGCAAGGTAAAATGACAAGCTCTACCAATACCTTGAATAACTTCTTCGGTTCAGGAGATTATACGAAGCAAGGCTTCTTTATGAATAATGCCTTGAAACGTTTCTCTAAAGCACCTGCTAGTGCTAACCACGGCGGGGCACATAAAGCACCACGTTCCTTTATCTCACCTACTATTACAGTCGGCGATAATTATTACGTAGGTGCAGGCACACCGGGCGGCAATAAAGTGCCGACGATGATGCACGAAGTCTTGTCTACTTACTTAAGAGGCAATGATTCTTTACAAGCAACTATTAATAAACCGCGTTTCTATAATGATGGGAAAAATCTTTACTATGAAGATGGTATGTCTGATAAAGACATCAAGACATTTAAAGACTTAGGATTCAAGCCGCAGAACAGCTTTGATAATCCTAACTTCGGCAGTGTCCAAGGTGCCACTTACTTCAAGAAAGATAAGAAAACAGAAACCGGTCATGACGTAGAAGTACGTTAG